Proteins encoded within one genomic window of Micromonospora halotolerans:
- a CDS encoding sensor histidine kinase: MVDRPARVGALWSGVVVLAVVALALRRQAPAGPFWSDIGFTLGVPLAVASVGALVLARRPGHPVGPLLTASAAAMVAADAASAYAAVADGAVGVAAAWAGAVLAPVGVGLLILSMLLIPDGRLPSRRWRPVLAGGAGLLAVKGVVTAFAPGELAGGSGVDNPLDIDALAAPAAVVAAVEPPVTAALVLAAAVSVLVRHRRGDAEQRRRLSWVVAAALVFIGVLAAHPVAGALGVPLPGWLADVLFLVAVVTFPVALGVAILRHRLFDIEAVLGAALVYGALTALLTALYVAVVSYVGAILGAEAGRLGGLVATAGVAVAFAPLRDRLEAAVDRLLHGGRRDPYGTLTQIGRRLGKAAEPEADLHSVVTAIADGLRLPYARLALSGPDGEVTREAEHGVARHGRYPIELIHGGRPMGLLELGPRGPGEAFTESERRLLAELGRQVAVAAHAAQLAEEVRASRERLVLSREEERRRLRRDLHDGTGPRLAALVLRLETAQARFASQPAVVAALADLAALAREAVSDVRRVVRGLRPPSLDELGLVGALREVAARHSHDGLTVQLIGDPPVGRLPAAVEAAAYRITDEAVTNAARHATARTCAIRLTTEPAGLVVQVDDDGVGLAEDRPAGVGLISMRERAEELGGTFAVTAGAEGGTSVRACLPVDRGWAVAG, translated from the coding sequence ATGGTCGACCGACCTGCCCGCGTCGGCGCGCTCTGGAGCGGTGTCGTCGTCCTCGCGGTGGTGGCGCTGGCGCTTCGGCGGCAGGCACCGGCCGGACCGTTCTGGTCGGACATCGGCTTCACCCTGGGCGTGCCGCTCGCCGTGGCCAGTGTCGGCGCGCTCGTGCTGGCCCGCCGTCCGGGGCATCCAGTCGGGCCGCTGTTGACGGCCTCCGCGGCGGCGATGGTCGCGGCCGACGCCGCGTCGGCGTACGCGGCAGTGGCCGACGGCGCGGTGGGGGTCGCGGCGGCCTGGGCCGGCGCGGTTCTGGCGCCGGTCGGCGTCGGCCTGCTGATCCTGTCGATGCTCCTGATCCCGGACGGGCGGTTGCCTTCGCGGCGCTGGCGGCCGGTGCTCGCCGGGGGCGCGGGTCTGCTTGCCGTGAAGGGAGTCGTCACGGCCTTCGCGCCAGGCGAACTCGCAGGCGGCTCGGGTGTGGACAATCCGCTCGATATCGACGCTCTGGCCGCACCCGCAGCGGTCGTCGCCGCCGTGGAGCCGCCGGTGACCGCGGCGCTGGTGCTCGCCGCGGCGGTGTCCGTGCTGGTCCGGCATCGCCGGGGCGACGCCGAGCAACGGCGGCGGCTGTCATGGGTGGTCGCGGCGGCCCTGGTCTTCATCGGGGTGCTTGCCGCCCACCCGGTGGCCGGGGCGCTGGGCGTGCCGCTGCCCGGCTGGCTGGCGGACGTGCTGTTCCTGGTCGCCGTCGTGACGTTCCCGGTCGCCCTGGGCGTGGCGATCCTGCGTCATCGGCTTTTCGACATCGAGGCGGTGCTCGGCGCCGCCCTGGTCTACGGGGCGTTGACGGCGCTGCTGACCGCGCTCTATGTGGCGGTGGTCAGCTACGTCGGGGCGATTCTCGGCGCCGAGGCGGGTCGGCTCGGCGGCCTGGTGGCGACCGCCGGGGTGGCGGTCGCCTTCGCTCCGCTGCGTGACCGGTTGGAGGCGGCCGTCGACCGGCTGCTGCACGGCGGGCGCCGGGACCCGTACGGCACCCTGACCCAGATCGGACGCCGCCTGGGCAAGGCCGCCGAGCCGGAGGCCGACCTGCACAGCGTGGTCACCGCAATCGCCGACGGTTTGCGCCTGCCGTACGCCCGACTGGCCCTGTCCGGTCCCGACGGTGAGGTGACCCGCGAGGCAGAACACGGTGTGGCCCGTCACGGCCGGTACCCGATCGAGCTGATCCACGGCGGCAGACCGATGGGCCTGCTCGAGCTGGGCCCGCGCGGCCCAGGGGAGGCGTTCACCGAGTCCGAGCGGCGGTTGCTGGCCGAACTCGGACGGCAGGTGGCGGTCGCCGCCCACGCCGCCCAGTTGGCGGAGGAGGTGCGCGCCTCGAGGGAGCGCCTGGTGCTTTCCCGGGAGGAGGAGCGGCGCAGGCTCCGCCGCGACCTGCACGACGGGACGGGGCCGCGGTTGGCCGCCCTGGTGCTCCGACTGGAGACGGCCCAGGCCCGATTCGCCAGTCAACCGGCCGTGGTCGCCGCGCTGGCCGACCTGGCCGCGCTGGCCCGGGAGGCGGTCAGCGACGTGCGGCGAGTTGTGCGAGGGCTACGCCCGCCCAGCCTGGACGAGCTGGGACTGGTCGGCGCGCTCCGGGAGGTGGCCGCACGGCACAGCCACGACGGGCTGACCGTCCAGCTGATCGGCGACCCACCCGTCGGACGGCTGCCCGCGGCGGTGGAGGCCGCCGCTTACCGGATCACCGATGAGGCGGTAACCAACGCCGCGCGGCACGCCACAGCCCGAACCTGCGCCATCCGGCTGACCACCGAACCGGCCGGACTGGTGGTGCAGGTCGACGACGACGGGGTGGGGCTGGCCGAGGACCGGCCGGCGGGTGTCGGACTGATCAGCATGCGCGAGCGGGCCGAGGAACTGGGCGGCACCTTCGCAGTAACGGCCGGCGCTGAGGGCGGCACGTCGGTGCGGGCGTGCCTGCCGGTCGACCGGGGATGGGCGGTGGCGGGATGA